From the genome of Actinacidiphila yeochonensis CN732, one region includes:
- the xseA gene encoding exodeoxyribonuclease VII large subunit produces the protein MAVSTSADAPIPVGEVSRLIGGWIDRLGAVWVEGQITELSRRPGFGVVFMTLRDPSRNVSISVTCFRAVYEQVADVVGEGARVVVHARPEWYGPRGTLSLRAAEIRPVGMGELLVRLELLRKALAAEGLFEAARKRPLPFLPGLIGLVTGRASAAERDVRENARLRWPAVRFEVRNVPVQGANAVPRIVEAVRALDAHPEVDVIVLARGGGSVEDLLPFSDEQLVRAVAECRTPVVSAIGHEPDTPLLDLVADLRASTPTDAAKRIVPDVREELARVRQVQDRALRVVRGLLEREERGLAAALSRPVLAAPRRMVEEREAEVAGRLDRARRTVGHLLERADADLTHTLARVVALSPAATLRRGYAVLQREDGAVVRDPGEVSPGDPLRARVAEGGFAVRVESSDPAGG, from the coding sequence ATGGCGGTGAGCACGTCGGCGGATGCGCCGATCCCGGTCGGAGAGGTTTCGCGGCTGATCGGAGGGTGGATCGACCGGCTCGGAGCGGTGTGGGTCGAGGGCCAGATCACCGAGCTGTCGCGCCGTCCCGGCTTCGGGGTGGTGTTCATGACGCTGCGCGACCCCTCCCGCAACGTCTCCATCTCCGTCACCTGCTTCCGCGCGGTGTACGAGCAGGTCGCCGACGTGGTGGGCGAGGGCGCGCGGGTCGTGGTGCACGCCCGGCCGGAGTGGTACGGGCCGCGCGGCACCCTCTCGCTGCGGGCCGCGGAGATCCGGCCGGTGGGCATGGGCGAGCTGCTGGTGCGGCTGGAGCTGCTGCGCAAGGCGCTGGCGGCCGAAGGACTGTTCGAGGCCGCCCGCAAGCGCCCGCTGCCGTTCCTGCCCGGGCTGATCGGCCTGGTCACCGGCCGTGCCTCGGCGGCCGAGCGGGACGTACGGGAGAACGCCCGGCTGCGCTGGCCCGCGGTCCGCTTCGAGGTCCGCAACGTGCCCGTGCAGGGCGCCAACGCGGTGCCCCGGATCGTCGAGGCGGTGCGGGCGCTGGACGCGCACCCCGAGGTGGACGTGATCGTGCTCGCCCGGGGCGGCGGCAGCGTGGAGGACCTGCTGCCGTTCTCCGACGAGCAGCTGGTGCGGGCGGTCGCGGAGTGCCGTACGCCGGTGGTGTCGGCCATCGGCCACGAGCCGGACACGCCGCTGCTCGACCTGGTGGCCGACCTGCGCGCCTCCACGCCCACCGACGCGGCCAAGCGGATCGTGCCGGACGTCCGCGAGGAGCTTGCCCGGGTGCGGCAGGTGCAGGACCGGGCGCTGCGGGTGGTGCGGGGGCTGCTGGAGCGCGAGGAGCGCGGGCTGGCGGCGGCGCTGAGCCGCCCGGTGCTCGCGGCGCCGCGGCGGATGGTGGAGGAGCGGGAGGCGGAGGTCGCCGGCCGGCTCGACCGCGCCCGCCGCACCGTCGGGCACCTGCTGGAGCGCGCCGACGCCGACCTCACCCACACCCTGGCCCGCGTCGTCGCCCTCTCCCCCGCCGCGACGCTGCGGCGCGGCTACGCGGTGCTCCAGCGCGAGGACGGCGCCGTCGTCCGCGATCCGGGGGAGGTCTCCCCCGGCGACCCGCTGCGGGCGCGGGTGGCGGAGGGCGGGTTCGCGGTACGGGTGGAGTCGTCCGACCCGGCAGGAGGTTGA
- a CDS encoding 4-hydroxy-3-methylbut-2-enyl diphosphate reductase has product MSSDSSRRVLLAAPRGYCAGVDRAVITVEKALEQYGAPVYVRKQIVHNKYVVQTLEKKGAVFVDETEEVPEGSIVIFSAHGVAPVVHDEAAERKLASIDATCPLVTKVHKEAVRYANDDFDILLIGHEGHEEVIGTMGEAPDRMHLVDGPADAANVTVRDESKVVWLSQTTLSVDETMETVDALKERFPQLVSPPSDDICYATQNRQVAVKQIAAEADLVIVVGSRNSSNSIRLVEVALQAGAGASYLVDFAEECEDGWLEGVRTVGVTSGASVPEILVEGVVEWLAERGFGDVSVVTSARESIQFSLPKELRRDLRAELAAGEANN; this is encoded by the coding sequence ATGAGCTCTGACTCCTCCCGCCGTGTCCTGCTCGCCGCCCCCCGCGGGTACTGCGCGGGCGTGGACCGTGCCGTGATCACCGTAGAGAAGGCGCTGGAGCAGTACGGCGCCCCGGTCTACGTGCGCAAGCAGATCGTGCACAACAAGTACGTCGTGCAGACCCTGGAGAAGAAGGGCGCTGTCTTCGTCGACGAGACGGAGGAGGTGCCCGAGGGGTCGATCGTGATCTTCTCCGCGCACGGCGTGGCACCCGTCGTCCACGACGAGGCGGCCGAGCGGAAGCTCGCCTCCATCGACGCGACGTGCCCCCTGGTCACGAAGGTGCACAAGGAGGCCGTCCGCTACGCCAACGACGACTTCGACATCCTCCTCATCGGCCACGAGGGCCACGAGGAGGTCATCGGCACGATGGGCGAGGCGCCGGACCGCATGCACCTCGTCGACGGCCCGGCCGACGCCGCGAACGTCACCGTGCGTGACGAGTCCAAGGTGGTGTGGCTCTCCCAGACCACGCTCTCGGTGGACGAGACGATGGAGACGGTCGACGCGCTCAAGGAGCGCTTCCCGCAGCTGGTCTCGCCGCCCAGCGACGACATCTGCTACGCCACCCAGAACCGCCAGGTCGCGGTGAAGCAGATCGCCGCCGAGGCCGATCTGGTGATCGTCGTCGGCTCCCGCAACTCCTCGAACTCGATCCGGCTGGTGGAGGTCGCCCTCCAGGCCGGCGCCGGCGCCTCCTACCTCGTCGACTTCGCCGAGGAGTGCGAGGACGGCTGGCTGGAGGGCGTCCGCACCGTCGGCGTCACCTCCGGCGCCTCCGTGCCGGAGATCCTGGTCGAGGGCGTCGTGGAGTGGCTGGCCGAGCGCGGCTTCGGCGACGTGTCGGTGGTGACGTCCGCGCGGGAGTCGATCCAGTTCTCGCTGCCCAAGGAACTGCGCCGGGACCTGCGTGCGGAGCTGGCCGCCGGGGAAGCCAACAACTGA
- the ppgK gene encoding polyphosphate--glucose phosphotransferase gives MNVFGVDIGGTGIKGAPVDLEKGDLADERCKVATPHPATPEAVVEGVAEVVAHFGYQGPIGITFPGVVVDGVTRTAANVDRHWIGTDARTLLGDRLGQPVVVLNDADAAGVAEMTFGAGRGHGGTVIMLTLGTGIGSAVFVDGTLVPNTELGHLELHGHDAEKRASVKAREDEELSWEHWAHRLKKYLAHVEMLFSPDLFVIGGGVSRKADKFLPHIHGVSAPIVPAELQNNAGIVGAAMAAAKL, from the coding sequence ATGAACGTGTTCGGTGTGGACATCGGCGGTACGGGCATCAAGGGCGCCCCGGTCGACCTGGAGAAGGGCGACCTGGCGGACGAGCGGTGCAAGGTTGCTACGCCGCATCCGGCCACCCCCGAGGCCGTCGTCGAGGGGGTGGCCGAGGTGGTCGCCCACTTCGGCTACCAGGGCCCGATCGGGATCACCTTCCCGGGCGTGGTGGTGGACGGCGTCACCCGCACCGCCGCGAACGTCGACCGCCACTGGATCGGCACGGACGCCCGCACGCTGCTCGGCGACCGGCTCGGCCAGCCGGTCGTGGTCCTCAACGACGCGGACGCCGCCGGCGTGGCCGAGATGACCTTCGGCGCCGGCCGAGGCCACGGCGGCACCGTCATCATGCTCACCCTCGGCACCGGCATCGGCAGCGCCGTCTTCGTCGACGGCACGCTGGTGCCCAACACCGAACTCGGCCATCTCGAACTGCACGGACACGACGCCGAGAAGCGCGCCTCGGTCAAGGCCCGCGAGGACGAGGAGCTGAGCTGGGAGCACTGGGCGCACCGGCTGAAGAAGTACCTGGCGCACGTGGAGATGCTCTTCTCGCCGGACCTCTTCGTGATCGGCGGCGGGGTCAGCCGCAAGGCCGACAAGTTCCTGCCGCACATCCACGGCGTCAGCGCGCCGATCGTCCCCGCGGAGCTGCAGAACAACGCGGGGATCGTGGGCGCGGCGATGGCAGCCGCAAAGCTCTGA
- a CDS encoding DUF6542 domain-containing protein, producing the protein MRWSAAARVREPGAAAAVAPPEAPRPAPGGSDGGGPDGGRGKLPGVLRVLLALRRPRARLTGLGTGALTTVVTVLAGLLDSALFDGPGTFFGVAFIAVCVAAAFYVRPYDLVAAPVAAPIAFALAITLTAGGGGGGLAGRLMGVFTGLALMTGWLYTGTVLAAVIVVVRALRLPSPRPRSPRCSAAPRGRSAR; encoded by the coding sequence GTGCGCTGGTCCGCCGCCGCCCGCGTCCGCGAACCCGGTGCCGCGGCTGCCGTCGCACCTCCCGAAGCGCCCCGGCCCGCGCCGGGCGGCTCGGACGGCGGCGGCCCGGACGGCGGCCGCGGGAAGCTCCCGGGCGTCCTGCGCGTGCTGCTCGCGCTGCGGAGGCCCCGGGCCCGCCTGACCGGCCTGGGCACCGGCGCGCTGACCACCGTGGTGACGGTCCTGGCCGGGCTGCTCGACTCCGCGCTCTTCGACGGCCCCGGCACGTTCTTCGGCGTCGCCTTCATCGCCGTGTGCGTCGCCGCCGCGTTCTACGTGCGCCCCTACGACCTGGTGGCCGCGCCGGTGGCGGCCCCCATCGCGTTCGCCCTGGCCATCACGCTCACCGCGGGCGGCGGGGGCGGCGGGCTCGCCGGACGGCTGATGGGCGTCTTCACCGGGCTCGCGCTCATGACCGGCTGGCTCTACACCGGTACGGTGCTGGCCGCCGTGATCGTGGTCGTCAGAGCTTTGCGGCTGCCATCGCCGCGCCCACGATCCCCGCGTTGTTCTGCAGCTCCGCGGGGACGATCGGCGCGCTGA
- the ychF gene encoding redox-regulated ATPase YchF: MSLTIGIVGLPNVGKSTLFNALTKNDVLAANYPFATIEPNVGVVGVPDPRLDKLAELFSSVRVLPATVDFVDIAGIVRGASEGEGLGNKFLANIRESDAICQVIRAFKDENVIHVDGKVSPKDDIETINTELILADLQTVEKVLPRLQKESRIKKDTLPKVKAVEEAKEILEKGDTLFSHGLVQGTERVELLHDLHLLTTKPFLYVFNVDEDELTDEAFKAEQSALVAPAEAIFLNAKLEADLAELDEADAMELLESVGATEPGLATLAHVGFRTLGLQTYLTAGPKESRAWTIKRGATAPEAAGVIHTDFQKGFIKAEVISFDDLVDAGSVAEARSRGKARMEGKEYVMQDGDVVEFRFNV; the protein is encoded by the coding sequence GTGTCGCTCACCATCGGAATCGTCGGCCTGCCGAACGTCGGCAAGTCGACGCTCTTCAACGCCCTCACCAAGAACGACGTGCTGGCGGCCAACTACCCGTTCGCCACCATTGAGCCGAACGTGGGCGTGGTGGGTGTGCCCGACCCGCGCCTGGACAAGCTCGCGGAGCTCTTCTCCTCCGTCCGGGTGCTGCCGGCCACCGTCGACTTCGTGGACATCGCCGGCATCGTGCGCGGCGCCTCCGAGGGCGAGGGCCTGGGCAACAAGTTCCTGGCGAACATCCGCGAGTCCGACGCGATCTGCCAGGTCATCCGGGCCTTCAAGGACGAGAACGTCATCCACGTGGACGGCAAGGTCTCGCCCAAGGACGACATCGAGACGATCAACACCGAGCTGATCCTCGCCGACCTCCAGACCGTCGAGAAGGTGCTGCCGAGGCTCCAGAAGGAGTCCCGCATCAAGAAGGACACCCTCCCGAAGGTCAAGGCCGTCGAGGAGGCCAAGGAGATCCTGGAGAAGGGCGACACCCTCTTCTCCCACGGCCTGGTCCAGGGCACCGAGCGGGTCGAGCTCCTCCACGACCTGCACCTGCTGACCACCAAGCCGTTCCTCTACGTCTTCAACGTCGACGAGGACGAGCTGACCGACGAGGCGTTCAAGGCCGAGCAGAGCGCGCTGGTCGCCCCGGCCGAGGCGATCTTCCTCAACGCGAAGCTGGAGGCCGACCTCGCCGAGCTCGACGAGGCGGACGCGATGGAGCTGCTGGAGTCCGTGGGCGCGACGGAGCCGGGCCTGGCCACCCTCGCCCACGTCGGCTTCCGCACCCTGGGCCTCCAGACCTACCTCACGGCCGGCCCCAAGGAGTCCCGCGCCTGGACCATCAAGCGCGGCGCGACCGCCCCGGAGGCGGCGGGCGTCATCCACACGGACTTCCAGAAGGGCTTCATCAAGGCCGAGGTCATCTCCTTCGACGACCTCGTCGACGCCGGCTCCGTGGCCGAGGCCCGCTCCCGCGGCAAGGCCCGCATGGAAGGCAAGGAGTACGTCATGCAGGACGGCGACGTGGTGGAGTTCCGCTTCAACGTGTAG
- a CDS encoding quinone oxidoreductase family protein encodes MRAIQVSEVGGPEVLRLVDIDQPKPGPGQAVVEVAASGVNFLDVYHRQGRYTLPLPFTPGTEGAGTVLEVGPGVTHVAVGDRVGWVEIPGTYAEQAVVDSSRLVPLPDGVDFEAAAAALLQGMTAHYLVKDAYPVQPGDTVLVHAAAGGMGLVLTQLITHLGGVVIGTTSTPEKAQLARRAGAAEVILYSAVDDLAAEVKRLHGGQGLPVVFDGVGKDTFDASLASLRTRGHLVLFGAASGAVPPFDPIRLAQGGSLTLIRPSLGHFIADRSELLRRAADVLELVRTKALETTVTARYPLAEVAQAHRDLEARRTTGKLLVIP; translated from the coding sequence ATGCGAGCGATTCAGGTTTCCGAAGTGGGCGGTCCCGAGGTGCTGCGACTGGTCGACATTGATCAACCGAAGCCCGGCCCGGGCCAGGCGGTCGTGGAGGTCGCCGCGTCCGGTGTCAACTTCCTCGACGTATACCACCGCCAGGGCCGGTACACCCTCCCGCTGCCCTTCACCCCGGGCACTGAGGGCGCCGGCACGGTCCTCGAGGTTGGACCCGGCGTCACCCACGTCGCTGTGGGAGACCGGGTCGGCTGGGTGGAGATTCCCGGCACCTATGCCGAGCAGGCCGTCGTGGACTCCTCCCGGCTCGTGCCCCTGCCCGACGGCGTCGACTTCGAGGCCGCCGCCGCCGCGCTGCTGCAGGGCATGACGGCGCACTACCTCGTCAAGGACGCCTACCCGGTCCAGCCAGGCGACACGGTGCTCGTGCACGCTGCTGCCGGCGGCATGGGGCTTGTGCTGACCCAGCTCATCACCCATCTCGGCGGCGTAGTGATCGGCACGACCTCGACACCGGAGAAGGCCCAGCTGGCGCGCCGCGCCGGGGCCGCCGAGGTGATCCTCTACTCTGCAGTGGACGATCTCGCGGCCGAGGTGAAGCGGCTCCATGGCGGCCAGGGCCTGCCAGTCGTCTTCGACGGCGTCGGCAAGGACACCTTCGATGCGAGCCTCGCCAGCCTGCGAACCCGCGGCCACCTGGTGCTCTTCGGCGCCGCGAGTGGTGCAGTGCCGCCCTTCGACCCTATCCGGCTCGCCCAGGGCGGTTCGCTGACCCTGATCCGGCCAAGCCTCGGGCACTTCATCGCCGATCGGTCCGAGCTGCTCCGGCGCGCCGCCGACGTGCTTGAATTGGTGCGCACCAAGGCGCTTGAGACCACCGTGACGGCCCGCTACCCGCTCGCCGAGGTCGCCCAAGCTCACCGCGATCTGGAGGCTCGGCGTACCACCGGCAAGCTGCTCGTCATCCCCTAG